The proteins below come from a single Prolixibacter sp. NT017 genomic window:
- a CDS encoding HEPN domain-containing protein: MKTNTDHLPADKQAELQKIVTAIEQRFPAEMIILFGSYARGDWVDDRYKEDGTTYEYKSDYDILVVLDTEVVAIKRESNRRWQNKLRRDTGREAPLNVIFHGIDYLNSEIEDGSYFFMDVLKEGIMLHDSGKFQLATPKLLDHKQRTSKARLYFNKWFDNAEIFYLDFETNFERAKLNKKYLGQAAFMLHQATERYYACVLLVYTDYKPKVHDLDKLNGQVCKLDNRFKTIFPRKTEEEERLFTLLKKAYIDSRYKLDYSISRDDLVYLSERVQQLRELTELACKEKIDSFMSEK, encoded by the coding sequence TTGAAAACAAACACCGACCATTTACCCGCTGACAAGCAAGCTGAACTGCAGAAGATTGTAACGGCCATTGAGCAACGCTTTCCGGCCGAGATGATCATCCTGTTCGGGTCGTATGCCCGGGGCGACTGGGTAGACGACCGCTACAAAGAAGACGGCACGACCTACGAATACAAAAGCGATTACGATATTCTGGTGGTGCTCGATACCGAAGTGGTCGCCATTAAACGGGAGAGCAACCGGCGCTGGCAAAACAAGCTGCGCCGCGATACCGGTAGGGAAGCCCCGCTCAACGTAATATTCCACGGCATCGATTACCTGAACAGCGAGATTGAGGATGGCAGTTACTTCTTCATGGATGTACTAAAAGAGGGAATCATGCTGCACGACAGCGGGAAGTTCCAACTGGCAACCCCCAAGCTGCTCGACCATAAACAACGAACAAGCAAAGCCCGGCTCTATTTTAATAAGTGGTTTGATAATGCTGAAATCTTCTATTTGGATTTCGAGACCAACTTCGAAAGAGCAAAGCTTAATAAAAAATACCTGGGACAGGCTGCGTTTATGCTTCATCAGGCCACCGAGCGGTATTATGCCTGTGTGCTTTTAGTGTACACCGATTACAAACCGAAGGTGCACGATCTCGACAAACTCAACGGACAAGTTTGCAAGCTCGACAACCGGTTCAAGACCATCTTCCCCCGGAAAACCGAAGAAGAGGAGCGGTTATTTACCCTGCTGAAGAAAGCTTATATCGATTCGCGTTACAAACTGGATTACAGCATCAGCCGCGACGATTTGGTCTACCTTTCGGAGCGGGTACAACAGTTGCGCGAACTGACGGAGCTGGCCTGTAAAGAAAAAATCGATAGTTTTATGTCTGAAAAATAA
- a CDS encoding outer membrane protein, whose translation MKKSAFLVLAIILPLFGFSQSFDTSNLRVGGGLVYGTDIDNVGIDINGVYQFDEQWEGGIAFTHFFEKNYANWNVLDFDGHYIFYSDNSGLNVYGAAGLSVTFAKIDIPGTTYTDPNFGTITTPGVTASDSNLGLNIGAGVNYALTDQLNLAPELKVTIANGSYVRMCVNLQYRF comes from the coding sequence ATGAAAAAATCTGCATTCCTCGTCCTTGCTATTATTTTACCTCTTTTTGGCTTTTCCCAATCGTTCGATACATCCAACCTGCGCGTAGGCGGTGGTTTGGTATACGGAACCGATATCGACAATGTTGGTATTGACATCAACGGAGTCTACCAGTTCGACGAACAATGGGAAGGCGGAATTGCCTTTACCCACTTTTTTGAAAAGAATTATGCCAACTGGAATGTGCTGGATTTTGACGGACATTACATCTTTTACAGCGACAACAGCGGTTTGAACGTTTACGGCGCGGCCGGTTTATCAGTTACATTTGCCAAGATTGACATTCCCGGAACAACCTACACCGATCCCAATTTCGGAACCATCACGACTCCGGGCGTAACCGCTTCCGACAGCAACTTAGGTTTGAACATCGGTGCCGGTGTAAACTATGCCCTCACCGACCAGTTGAACCTGGCTCCGGAACTGAAAGTAACCATCGCGAACGGCAGTTATGTCAGAATGTGTGTCAACCTTCAGTACCGTTTTTAA
- a CDS encoding RHS repeat-associated core domain-containing protein → MKYYRFVFFTFQIIKIRRQKDFSLLLVTHVAELYLHLKSGKIPYGRIKKYFRENSTLVSTGTSTNSSTSTDTKVENLQFYYHPDHLGSSSYITDASGEVYQHDEYFPFGETFVEERTDAEYTSYLFNGKELDQETGLYYYGARYYDPRISMWYGVDPKSDAAIELTPYRYGQNNPVKIYDPNGLDDFFDFNGNYIRSSKSGSQIRIMNNGSVDQLTDFNYSRQNIRNRDMLAKVATYYAHKAGVSKSRSVGVLDVDTQKDGQAFAAYMVKSDSYMITVDKNGNVNPRANNLYNMENAYVHEHVHEVDPTSRTAFGEIKAITKQSSVMSFFDTSSRFKEAAGSYAASSLNNALFNKEITPKQAQDAVRQLNGTYLGFSVKLKFTDGAVHFDLIKDEIIVKP, encoded by the coding sequence ATGAAGTATTATCGATTTGTTTTTTTTACATTCCAAATCATCAAAATAAGAAGGCAAAAGGATTTTTCTCTTCTCCTTGTAACTCACGTGGCGGAGCTGTATCTACACCTTAAAAGCGGCAAAATCCCCTACGGGCGGATTAAGAAGTACTTCCGTGAAAACAGTACGTTGGTAAGTACGGGCACATCGACCAATAGTTCGACCAGCACCGATACGAAAGTAGAGAACCTGCAGTTCTATTACCATCCCGACCATCTGGGTAGTTCAAGCTACATTACGGATGCTTCGGGTGAAGTGTATCAGCACGATGAATATTTTCCTTTTGGAGAGACGTTCGTGGAAGAGCGGACAGATGCCGAATACACCAGTTACCTCTTCAACGGTAAAGAGCTCGACCAGGAGACGGGGCTGTATTACTACGGAGCCCGGTATTATGACCCGAGGATTAGTATGTGGTATGGGGTTGATCCCAAATCAGATGCCGCGATTGAATTAACACCTTATCGCTATGGTCAAAATAATCCAGTAAAAATATACGATCCCAACGGACTAGATGATTTCTTTGATTTTAATGGAAATTATATCCGCAGTTCAAAATCAGGAAGTCAAATACGTATAATGAATAATGGATCTGTTGATCAACTTACGGATTTTAATTATTCAAGACAAAATATAAGGAATAGAGATATGCTTGCAAAGGTGGCTACATATTATGCTCATAAAGCAGGCGTTTCGAAGAGTAGAAGTGTTGGAGTATTAGACGTCGATACTCAAAAAGATGGGCAAGCATTTGCAGCATATATGGTGAAATCAGATAGTTATATGATTACTGTGGATAAAAATGGTAATGTGAATCCAAGGGCTAATAATCTGTATAATATGGAAAATGCATATGTTCATGAACACGTGCACGAGGTAGATCCAACGTCAAGAACCGCTTTTGGCGAGATAAAAGCTATAACAAAACAGTCAAGTGTAATGTCTTTTTTCGATACGTCCAGTAGATTTAAAGAGGCTGCTGGTTCATATGCTGCATCTTCTCTTAATAATGCTTTATTTAATAAGGAAATAACTCCTAAACAAGCTCAAGATGCAGTGAGACAATTGAATGGAACATATTTGGGATTTTCAGTCAAACTAAAATTTACAGATGGAGCTGTACATTTTGATCTAATTAAAGATGAGATAATTGTAAAACCTTGA
- a CDS encoding isochorismatase family protein translates to MITELDQQTALVLIDLQKGILAGDKAHPLEGVLKNASVLVDGFHNAGLPVVIVNVNPGGAAWTRSRKEAQMPASKMPDNFTEIVDEVPTRPDDIFVTKHTWNAFFETELYDELQKRNVTGIVLGGVSTSIGVEGTARAAAELGYNVSFATDAMTDRVLEAHNNSLQYIFPRIGESGTTTDILNKLSQKG, encoded by the coding sequence ATGATTACAGAATTGGATCAACAAACAGCCCTTGTGCTGATTGATTTGCAGAAAGGAATTCTGGCCGGTGACAAAGCGCATCCGCTGGAAGGTGTATTGAAAAATGCATCCGTCCTCGTCGATGGCTTTCACAATGCCGGATTGCCGGTCGTGATTGTCAACGTAAACCCGGGTGGCGCAGCGTGGACCCGTTCGCGGAAAGAAGCCCAGATGCCCGCTTCGAAGATGCCGGACAACTTTACCGAGATTGTCGATGAGGTCCCTACCCGGCCGGATGACATTTTCGTCACCAAACATACCTGGAACGCCTTCTTCGAAACAGAACTTTATGACGAGTTGCAAAAACGCAACGTCACCGGTATCGTTCTGGGTGGTGTTTCGACCAGCATCGGTGTGGAAGGAACGGCCCGTGCCGCCGCCGAGCTGGGCTACAACGTCAGCTTTGCCACCGATGCCATGACCGACCGGGTGTTGGAAGCACACAACAACAGCCTGCAATACATCTTCCCGCGCATCGGTGAATCGGGCACCACGACGGACATTCTGAACAAGCTTTCGCAGAAAGGCTAA
- a CDS encoding SDR family oxidoreductase has protein sequence MKVTLITGATSGIGEAVAHQLAGKKHNLLLVARNEQKLKHLCSVLADKHKIGADYIVTDLSKTHAPNYIYDESKKKNLVVNILINNAGMGSSGVFVKNDLQTELEILQINNSAMVALCHLFLPAMMSNESGSIINVGSMASFFPSPYMSVYAASKMFVLSFTEALTEECRPYGVQVMLFCPGLTTSNFMNTPSNDNEWGKVLTAGANTQTPEQVATEMIRALEKKKTFQVSGRLNAAATKILSLIPNTIIAKQFAKSKRKQMGK, from the coding sequence ATGAAAGTAACATTAATCACGGGAGCCACCAGTGGAATAGGTGAAGCAGTGGCTCATCAGTTAGCCGGTAAAAAACACAATTTGTTGTTGGTTGCCAGGAACGAGCAAAAATTGAAACACCTGTGCAGTGTGTTAGCAGACAAACACAAAATTGGAGCTGACTATATAGTAACTGACCTCAGTAAAACGCATGCACCCAACTACATCTACGATGAGAGTAAAAAGAAAAATTTGGTGGTAAATATTCTTATCAATAATGCGGGCATGGGTTCCAGTGGTGTATTTGTAAAAAACGACTTACAAACGGAGCTGGAAATTTTACAAATAAACAATTCCGCCATGGTAGCGCTTTGCCATCTCTTTCTTCCTGCGATGATGAGTAACGAAAGTGGCAGCATCATCAACGTAGGTTCTATGGCATCCTTTTTCCCGAGTCCTTATATGAGTGTTTATGCCGCTTCGAAAATGTTCGTGCTTTCATTTACAGAGGCACTGACTGAAGAGTGCAGACCTTATGGAGTACAGGTAATGTTGTTTTGTCCCGGACTTACAACATCTAATTTTATGAATACGCCATCTAACGATAATGAATGGGGAAAGGTATTAACTGCCGGAGCCAATACACAAACACCTGAACAGGTAGCCACTGAAATGATACGTGCATTAGAAAAGAAAAAAACATTTCAGGTATCAGGACGCTTAAATGCGGCAGCAACCAAAATATTATCTCTGATACCCAATACAATTATTGCAAAGCAATTTGCCAAAAGCAAAAGAAAACAAATGGGGAAATAA
- a CDS encoding energy transducer TonB — protein sequence MIRHLMLGLSLLISVQSGAQTGSPARHSGSLPNLNERFKGGENQLRLYLGETTTYPAEAVVRGRMGLSIAAVTVTPNGRVAAITIVNSLGDPIDNEVTRVLRGTDGRWHKMQPNYDTETFYIQLRFQLAHHPFYSPDISGPNIMAPLSITASGAPETSTHHILPDGKLAHRMQVAMGASDYALALNLLDEAIRRNPYNLDAYPMRITCSRHLYQRSQAMKDVRKLKRFMNQEPLASFTSDKDTQSSAR from the coding sequence ATGATAAGACATTTGATGCTTGGGCTTTCCCTCCTGATATCGGTTCAGTCGGGAGCACAGACCGGAAGTCCGGCAAGACACTCCGGTTCGCTGCCAAACCTCAATGAGCGTTTTAAAGGCGGTGAAAATCAGCTACGGCTGTACCTGGGCGAAACGACCACTTACCCGGCCGAGGCCGTTGTGCGGGGACGCATGGGCCTGTCGATTGCCGCGGTGACGGTTACCCCGAACGGACGGGTGGCCGCCATTACCATCGTCAACTCGCTGGGCGATCCCATCGACAACGAAGTGACAAGAGTGCTGCGGGGAACAGACGGCCGCTGGCACAAAATGCAACCGAACTACGACACAGAAACTTTTTACATTCAGCTGCGGTTTCAGCTGGCTCATCACCCGTTTTACTCCCCCGATATCAGCGGGCCGAACATTATGGCACCGCTGAGCATCACGGCATCCGGGGCACCGGAAACGTCGACTCATCACATTCTTCCCGACGGCAAGCTGGCCCACCGCATGCAGGTCGCCATGGGGGCATCGGACTACGCGCTGGCGCTGAACCTGCTCGACGAGGCCATCCGGCGCAATCCGTACAACCTGGATGCTTACCCGATGCGGATTACCTGCAGCCGGCACCTGTACCAGCGCAGTCAGGCCATGAAAGATGTCCGGAAGCTGAAAAGGTTCATGAACCAGGAGCCCCTGGCGTCGTTTACCTCCGACAAGGATACGCAATCGAGTGCCCGGTAG
- a CDS encoding AraC family transcriptional regulator, which produces MSKQEFLSLHIKSIEQQHQLLGVAKPKHPLFSLLRFEDYPNRKIEQRTRLISDLYQITLKKDCPCKMQYGQMHYDFDEGVMSFFSPKQVNILDKGDYIPQEGWTLSIHPDFFRTYPLYQKIKSYGFFDYAINEALILSDDEQKSIENIITQIEKEMSLPIDNFSQDVIIANLDLLLTYANRYYNRQFITRKPNNSKLLSELEDILNEYFQNTNTEKGLPTATFLASQLNLSPRYLNDCLKQLTGQTTQQLIHEKLIEHAKEILTSTQLSVSEIAYTLGFEHPQSFSKLFKNKTNQSPLEFRQSFS; this is translated from the coding sequence ATGAGCAAACAAGAATTTTTAAGCCTGCATATCAAGTCAATTGAGCAGCAACATCAATTGTTGGGGGTGGCTAAACCCAAACATCCCTTGTTTAGCTTATTGCGGTTCGAAGATTATCCTAACCGGAAAATTGAGCAGCGTACCCGGTTAATCTCAGATTTGTATCAAATCACCCTTAAAAAAGATTGTCCATGCAAAATGCAATACGGACAAATGCATTATGATTTTGATGAAGGGGTCATGTCGTTCTTTTCACCTAAACAGGTAAATATTTTAGATAAAGGAGACTACATACCACAAGAAGGGTGGACGTTATCCATTCATCCTGATTTTTTCAGAACGTATCCGCTGTATCAAAAAATAAAATCTTACGGTTTCTTTGATTATGCCATCAACGAAGCGTTGATACTTTCTGACGATGAACAAAAATCCATTGAAAATATTATTACGCAGATTGAAAAGGAAATGAGTCTGCCAATAGATAATTTTAGTCAGGATGTAATTATTGCGAACCTCGACTTGCTGCTTACCTACGCCAACCGTTATTACAATCGTCAGTTCATCACGAGAAAACCGAACAACAGTAAGCTGTTGAGTGAACTTGAAGATATACTGAACGAGTATTTTCAAAATACCAACACGGAAAAAGGATTACCAACAGCTACATTTCTGGCGTCACAACTCAATTTGTCACCCCGGTATTTAAACGACTGTCTGAAACAACTCACCGGACAAACTACTCAACAACTCATTCATGAAAAGCTAATTGAACACGCCAAGGAAATTTTGACTTCAACACAACTTTCAGTTAGCGAAATAGCTTATACATTAGGCTTTGAGCATCCGCAATCATTCAGCAAATTGTTTAAGAATAAGACCAATCAATCGCCTTTGGAGTTCAGACAATCGTTTAGCTGA
- a CDS encoding VOC family protein yields the protein MMMNLLSIRIITTDVEKLAGFYEKITGLKAIRYTKDFAELKTQTATLAIGGTNTLQLFGGDDVAKAAQNRSAIIEFLTKNVDDDYARLEEFIKPFMVQEPVTMPWGNRSLLFRDPDGNLVNFFTPVAPEAIERFKDKIE from the coding sequence ATGATGATGAATCTTCTTTCAATCAGAATTATTACCACCGATGTAGAGAAGCTGGCAGGTTTTTACGAAAAAATAACCGGACTAAAAGCAATACGGTACACGAAAGACTTTGCCGAATTGAAAACCCAAACAGCGACGCTGGCAATTGGAGGCACCAACACGTTGCAGCTATTCGGTGGTGACGATGTAGCAAAAGCAGCCCAAAATCGTTCAGCAATAATTGAATTTTTAACAAAGAATGTCGATGATGACTATGCCAGGTTAGAGGAATTCATCAAGCCCTTCATGGTACAGGAGCCGGTAACAATGCCCTGGGGAAACCGATCACTTTTGTTTAGGGATCCTGATGGAAATTTAGTCAATTTCTTTACTCCAGTCGCGCCCGAAGCAATTGAGCGGTTTAAAGATAAGATCGAATAA
- a CDS encoding YafY family protein, with amino-acid sequence MDGNNIKRVSRLTAIVTQLQTKRIITATQLADKFNVSIRTIYRDIKALEQAGIPVVTEEGKGYSLVEGYRIPPVMFTENEANALVTAEQLLLKSKDSSLSKEFSSAVSKVQAALQNATKEKTELLANRIAVSPIIPDTNQSHHLMLIQNALTSFNVLEIVYHSKYSNEETLRQIEPFALYYSLREDWLLIAYCRLRNDFRMFRLDRILQIKLLELSFEPHKLTLAEYLEKKKKNFTTPDIPLS; translated from the coding sequence ATGGATGGCAACAATATAAAACGGGTTTCAAGGCTCACAGCAATTGTAACGCAACTGCAAACAAAACGAATTATAACTGCAACACAACTTGCTGATAAATTCAACGTAAGCATCAGAACCATTTATCGCGATATAAAAGCGTTGGAACAGGCAGGCATTCCTGTCGTAACAGAAGAAGGCAAAGGTTATTCTTTGGTGGAAGGCTACCGGATTCCTCCGGTAATGTTTACTGAAAATGAAGCAAATGCTTTAGTAACCGCCGAACAATTGCTCCTAAAAAGTAAGGACTCTTCACTTAGCAAAGAATTCTCATCAGCTGTTAGCAAGGTCCAGGCTGCATTGCAAAATGCAACAAAAGAAAAAACCGAGTTGTTAGCTAACCGCATTGCTGTCAGTCCAATTATTCCGGATACAAATCAGAGTCATCACCTGATGCTTATCCAAAATGCGCTGACCTCTTTTAACGTTTTGGAAATCGTCTATCATTCAAAGTACAGTAACGAAGAAACCTTGCGACAGATTGAACCATTCGCTTTGTATTACAGCCTTCGCGAAGATTGGTTGCTTATTGCCTATTGCCGTTTAAGAAATGATTTCAGGATGTTCAGGCTCGACAGGATTCTTCAAATCAAACTCCTTGAGTTGAGTTTTGAACCGCACAAACTGACGCTTGCTGAATATTTGGAAAAGAAGAAAAAAAACTTCACCACCCCTGACATACCCTTGTCATAG
- a CDS encoding MFS transporter — MEEATDKEQLDGKLLFPLVLGTMMNPLNSTMLATALTTICHQFSRDVSAGAYLITPLYVAATIGQPLMGRLADIYNPKIINRLGFILVFIAALIGALAPSFAWLIVSRVILGFGTSAAYPSAIAIVSHRYQSQQRAVPGRVLGIISVANQVSMVLGPILGGFLTDWLGWQGIFLINIPWVLNALYFSRKIPSIEKKDSRSVPLLKKIDASGVALMAVFLISAMFVLTQRPLNLAYPITAVVALVWLIWHESRQRNPFLDVKLLWNQPSLFWVYVRTTATTYILYLSLYAMPQWVEAVKMMSPSQTGLIMFPMSVMSGVTAIYISRSTKYLRMNLVGIISMGLAWAGLFYLHEAVPVWILVGVIMLTGVAAGVNGIVNQAMISVEVPQAKTGVSFGLYRTFGYFGAIISGTQIKSVFRDGVTDKSLHLLSIFALASFLVMVVLFFGTLVRHRRQLKVR; from the coding sequence ATGGAGGAAGCCACCGACAAAGAGCAGTTAGACGGAAAATTATTGTTCCCGCTGGTGCTGGGAACCATGATGAATCCGCTTAACTCGACCATGCTGGCCACTGCCCTGACGACCATTTGTCACCAGTTTTCACGCGACGTCAGCGCCGGGGCTTACCTCATTACGCCCCTGTATGTCGCGGCCACTATCGGGCAGCCACTCATGGGGCGTCTGGCCGACATTTACAATCCCAAAATCATCAACCGGCTGGGATTTATTTTGGTGTTCATAGCCGCTCTTATCGGCGCGCTGGCTCCTTCATTTGCCTGGCTCATCGTATCGCGGGTTATTCTTGGATTCGGAACTTCAGCTGCCTACCCGTCGGCCATCGCCATTGTTTCGCACCGGTATCAAAGTCAGCAACGTGCCGTACCCGGCAGAGTGCTGGGAATTATTTCCGTCGCCAACCAGGTGAGCATGGTGCTCGGTCCAATTCTCGGTGGTTTCCTGACCGACTGGCTCGGCTGGCAGGGAATTTTCCTCATCAACATCCCGTGGGTACTCAATGCGCTTTATTTCTCCCGGAAAATTCCGTCTATAGAGAAGAAAGATTCCCGGTCCGTTCCGTTGCTGAAAAAGATTGATGCTTCGGGCGTAGCCCTGATGGCTGTATTTCTCATCTCCGCCATGTTTGTTTTAACGCAGCGCCCGTTAAACCTTGCCTACCCAATTACGGCTGTTGTAGCACTGGTGTGGCTTATTTGGCATGAAAGCCGCCAGCGCAATCCGTTCCTCGATGTAAAACTCCTGTGGAACCAGCCTTCGTTATTCTGGGTGTACGTCCGCACCACCGCCACTACCTACATTCTTTACCTGAGTTTGTACGCCATGCCGCAATGGGTGGAAGCGGTGAAGATGATGTCGCCATCGCAAACAGGACTCATCATGTTTCCCATGTCGGTGATGTCGGGCGTTACCGCAATCTACATCTCGCGGTCGACCAAATACCTGCGCATGAACCTGGTGGGCATTATCAGTATGGGGCTGGCCTGGGCCGGATTATTCTACCTTCACGAGGCTGTTCCCGTTTGGATACTCGTCGGCGTCATCATGCTGACCGGGGTAGCAGCAGGAGTCAACGGCATTGTCAACCAGGCGATGATTAGCGTGGAAGTTCCGCAAGCCAAGACGGGCGTATCCTTCGGCCTGTACCGGACATTCGGATATTTCGGTGCCATTATTTCGGGAACACAAATCAAGAGCGTTTTCCGCGACGGCGTCACCGATAAAAGTCTGCATCTCCTGTCAATCTTTGCACTGGCTTCGTTTCTCGTGATGGTTGTCCTCTTTTTCGGAACGCTGGTCCGGCACCGAAGGCAGTTGAAGGTAAGGTAA
- a CDS encoding helix-turn-helix domain-containing protein: protein MDIMDTARLNIKKRRELKGFRQQDMADKLSMNIRTYQNLENGETKLDLERLEQIAEILETNMEELLKPEGYYIHQEIQKGGNGPGVNFGSENTYNYGIEKEIVDKLLEAKDNEIELLKEENKYLKEKIDQLLSK, encoded by the coding sequence ATGGACATCATGGATACAGCCCGCTTGAACATCAAGAAACGCCGCGAACTGAAAGGTTTCCGCCAGCAGGACATGGCCGACAAACTGAGCATGAATATCCGCACGTACCAGAACCTGGAAAACGGCGAAACCAAACTCGACCTGGAACGCCTGGAGCAGATTGCCGAAATACTGGAGACCAATATGGAAGAGCTGCTCAAACCGGAAGGGTACTATATCCATCAGGAAATACAAAAAGGAGGTAATGGGCCTGGCGTTAATTTTGGAAGTGAAAATACATACAACTATGGCATCGAAAAGGAAATAGTTGATAAACTACTGGAAGCAAAAGACAACGAGATAGAATTACTCAAAGAAGAAAATAAATATTTGAAAGAAAAGATCGATCAGTTATTGAGTAAGTAA
- a CDS encoding DUF423 domain-containing protein, with translation MSKSILMTGAVLMALAVILGAFGAHALKSRLATDMMQVYHTGVQYQFYHALGILIIGVLYRHYPSGTLSWSAILMTLGIALFSGSLYLLAVTGIKWLGAITPLGGTSFIIAWILFFIAVWKKMG, from the coding sequence ATGAGTAAATCCATCTTAATGACCGGAGCCGTACTAATGGCACTGGCAGTGATACTGGGAGCATTTGGCGCTCACGCCCTGAAGAGCAGATTAGCAACCGATATGATGCAGGTGTACCACACCGGAGTGCAGTACCAGTTTTATCACGCCCTGGGAATCCTGATTATTGGTGTTTTGTACCGCCACTATCCTTCCGGGACGCTCAGCTGGTCGGCCATACTGATGACCCTTGGTATTGCATTGTTTTCGGGCAGCTTATACCTGCTGGCCGTTACCGGCATTAAATGGCTCGGGGCCATTACTCCATTGGGCGGAACCAGCTTCATCATTGCCTGGATACTCTTTTTCATTGCCGTTTGGAAGAAAATGGGGTGA
- the map gene encoding type I methionyl aminopeptidase → MTISKEYELVGMQKAGEAVACTLREMTLFARPGMTTKELDEYGAKILAGFGARSAPKLTYGFPGYNCISVNNEFCHGIPSDKRVLEEGDLVNIDVSAELNGFWADNGGSFVLGKDVHQHQNLVDASKFILKKAIEQIKGGVRIAGIGHLMEQEAKKRGYKVIKNLGGHGVGRSLHEQPDALLNFGDRSDKRRFRKNTVVAIETFISTTSTYANELDDEWTLVGNRGGYMAQHEHTLVVTDGKPIILTATNGIWN, encoded by the coding sequence ATGACAATATCAAAAGAGTACGAGTTGGTAGGCATGCAAAAAGCGGGCGAAGCGGTTGCATGTACGTTACGAGAGATGACCCTGTTTGCCCGGCCCGGCATGACAACCAAAGAGCTTGATGAATACGGGGCAAAGATACTGGCCGGCTTTGGGGCGCGCTCGGCACCGAAACTGACGTACGGTTTTCCCGGCTATAACTGCATTAGTGTCAACAATGAATTTTGTCACGGAATACCCTCCGATAAGCGGGTTTTAGAGGAAGGCGATCTGGTGAATATCGATGTATCAGCCGAATTGAATGGCTTTTGGGCCGACAATGGCGGGTCTTTTGTCCTGGGGAAGGATGTCCATCAACATCAAAACCTGGTAGATGCTTCAAAATTTATTCTAAAGAAAGCAATTGAGCAGATAAAAGGGGGAGTGCGGATAGCCGGTATCGGGCATCTGATGGAGCAGGAAGCTAAAAAACGAGGTTATAAGGTGATTAAAAACCTTGGCGGGCATGGAGTGGGAAGAAGCCTGCACGAACAGCCCGATGCCCTGCTTAATTTCGGAGACCGCTCCGACAAACGACGATTCCGGAAAAACACGGTAGTGGCCATCGAGACGTTTATTTCCACCACATCGACCTATGCCAACGAGCTGGACGACGAATGGACGTTGGTGGGAAACCGGGGCGGATACATGGCCCAGCACGAACATACCCTGGTGGTAACCGACGGAAAACCGATCATTCTGACCGCAACGAATGGCATATGGAATTAA
- a CDS encoding HAD family phosphatase — protein sequence MKNGGVIFDFNGTLFWDSEYQEISWDKYLETHNISLTMAQKKEYIHGRNGKDTLEFLFKRKLNEPEVEQCTEEKERIYRSVCLRHEMKLAPGAAKFLNYLKAQKIPMAIATASGKSNVDFFIEKLGLLDYFAEEHIIYNDGKIKGKPHPDIFEKAINKLGVKNSESIIFEDSFSGIQAAINSKVGNVIIVNSTNENYSEFNFPVIEHFDEFDRNLLAGCMKQ from the coding sequence ATGAAAAACGGAGGAGTAATTTTTGATTTCAACGGAACATTGTTCTGGGATTCGGAGTACCAGGAAATCTCGTGGGATAAATACCTGGAGACCCACAACATTAGCCTGACAATGGCTCAAAAGAAAGAATATATACACGGAAGGAACGGGAAAGATACACTTGAATTTCTATTTAAACGAAAGCTGAACGAACCGGAAGTTGAACAATGTACCGAAGAAAAAGAACGTATTTATAGAAGTGTGTGTCTGCGACACGAAATGAAATTGGCACCTGGCGCTGCAAAATTTTTAAATTACCTGAAAGCGCAAAAAATACCGATGGCAATTGCAACAGCTTCAGGAAAATCAAATGTGGATTTCTTTATCGAAAAATTAGGCTTACTCGATTATTTCGCTGAGGAGCATATTATCTATAATGATGGAAAAATAAAAGGGAAACCTCACCCCGATATATTTGAGAAGGCAATAAATAAACTGGGGGTGAAAAACTCGGAATCAATTATCTTCGAAGATTCTTTCTCGGGCATTCAGGCTGCTATTAATAGCAAAGTGGGAAATGTTATCATTGTAAATTCCACCAATGAAAATTATTCCGAATTCAATTTCCCGGTAATAGAGCATTTTGATGAGTTTGACCGAAATCTTTTAGCTGGTTGTATGAAACAGTAA